A stretch of the Bacillus anthracis str. Vollum genome encodes the following:
- the serS gene encoding serine--tRNA ligase, with translation MLDIKFLRTNFEEVKAKLQHRGEDLTDFGRFEELDTRRRELLVQTEELKSKRNEVSQQISVLKREKKDAEALILEMREVGEKVKDLDNELRTVEEDLERLMLSIPNIPHESAPVGETEDDNVVARTWGEVKEFAFEPKPHWDLATDLGILDFERAGKVTGSRFVFYKGAGARLERALISFMLDLHTDEHGYEEVLPPYMVNRASMTGTGQLPKFEEDAFRIESEDYFLIPTAEVPVTNMHRDEILNKEQLPIRYAAFSSCFRSEAGSAGRDTRGLIRQHQFNKVELVKFVKPEDSYEELEKLTNDAERVLQLLELPYRVMSMCTGDLGFTAAKKYDIEVWIPSYGTYREISSCSNFEAFQARRANIRFRREPNGKPEHVHTLNGSGLAIGRTVAAILENYQQEDGTIIIPEVLRPYMGGKTVIK, from the coding sequence ATGCTTGATATTAAATTTTTACGTACAAATTTTGAAGAAGTAAAAGCAAAGTTACAGCATAGAGGCGAAGATTTAACTGATTTTGGTCGCTTTGAAGAATTGGATACGAGAAGAAGAGAACTACTTGTTCAAACAGAGGAACTAAAAAGTAAACGTAACGAAGTATCTCAACAAATCTCTGTATTGAAGCGCGAAAAGAAAGATGCAGAAGCTCTAATTCTAGAAATGCGTGAAGTTGGAGAAAAAGTAAAAGATCTTGATAATGAACTTCGTACAGTTGAAGAAGATTTAGAAAGATTGATGTTATCTATTCCAAATATCCCTCACGAATCTGCTCCAGTTGGTGAAACAGAGGATGATAATGTAGTAGCTCGTACTTGGGGAGAAGTGAAAGAATTTGCTTTTGAACCAAAACCACATTGGGATCTTGCTACAGATTTAGGAATCTTAGATTTTGAGCGTGCTGGAAAAGTAACAGGAAGCCGCTTCGTATTCTACAAAGGTGCTGGCGCAAGATTAGAGCGTGCTTTAATTAGCTTTATGCTTGATCTTCATACTGATGAGCATGGATATGAAGAAGTATTACCTCCGTACATGGTAAACCGTGCAAGCATGACAGGGACAGGACAACTTCCGAAGTTTGAAGAAGATGCATTCCGTATTGAAAGTGAAGACTACTTCTTAATTCCAACAGCTGAAGTACCTGTAACAAATATGCACCGTGATGAAATCTTAAATAAAGAGCAATTACCTATAAGATATGCTGCATTTAGCTCTTGTTTCCGTTCTGAAGCAGGTTCAGCTGGCCGTGATACACGTGGTTTAATTCGTCAGCATCAGTTCAATAAAGTAGAGCTTGTAAAGTTCGTAAAACCAGAAGATTCTTACGAAGAGTTAGAAAAACTAACAAATGATGCAGAACGCGTGTTACAATTATTAGAGTTGCCATATCGCGTTATGAGCATGTGCACAGGCGATTTAGGATTTACAGCAGCGAAGAAATACGATATCGAAGTATGGATTCCAAGCTATGGCACATATCGTGAAATCTCTTCTTGTAGTAATTTCGAGGCTTTCCAAGCGAGACGTGCAAATATCCGTTTCCGTCGTGAGCCAAACGGCAAACCAGAACATGTTCATACATTAAATGGATCTGGTCTTGCAATTGGACGTACGGTAGCAGCTATTTTAGAGAACTACCAACAAGAAGATGGTACAATTATAATTCCAGAAGTTCTTCGCCCTTATATGGGAGGAAAAACAGTTATTAAGTAA
- the pdxT gene encoding pyridoxal 5'-phosphate synthase glutaminase subunit PdxT, with protein sequence MVKIGVLGLQGAVREHVKSVEASGAEAVVVKRIEQLEEIDGLILPGGESTTMRRLIDKYDFMEPLRTFAKSGKPMFGTCAGMILLAKTLIGYDEAHIGAMDITVERNAFGRQKDSFEAALSIKGVGEDFVGVFIRAPYVVDVADDVEVLSTHGDRMVAVKQGPFLAASFHPELTDDHRVTAYFVEMVKEAKMKKVV encoded by the coding sequence ATGGTGAAAATTGGTGTACTAGGTCTTCAAGGTGCAGTTCGTGAACATGTAAAATCAGTTGAAGCAAGTGGTGCAGAAGCTGTTGTTGTAAAGCGTATAGAACAACTTGAAGAGATTGATGGTCTTATTTTACCAGGCGGTGAAAGTACAACTATGCGCCGTCTTATTGATAAGTATGATTTCATGGAACCACTTCGTACATTCGCGAAGTCTGGTAAACCAATGTTTGGTACATGTGCAGGAATGATTCTTCTTGCTAAAACACTTATTGGCTATGACGAAGCACATATTGGTGCGATGGATATTACAGTTGAGCGCAATGCGTTTGGACGTCAAAAAGATAGCTTTGAAGCTGCACTTTCTATTAAAGGTGTGGGAGAAGATTTTGTTGGCGTATTTATTCGTGCCCCGTATGTTGTAGATGTAGCGGATGATGTTGAGGTACTTTCTACACATGGCGATCGAATGGTAGCGGTAAAGCAAGGGCCGTTTTTAGCTGCTTCTTTCCATCCAGAATTAACGGATGATCATCGTGTAACAGCATACTTTGTAGAAATGGTAAAAGAAGCGAAAATGAAAAAAGTTGTATAA
- the pdxS gene encoding pyridoxal 5'-phosphate synthase lyase subunit PdxS, translated as MTNVTGTERVKRGMAEMQKGGVIMDVINAEQAKIAEEAGAVAIMALERVPADIRAAGGVSRMADPTIVEEVMGAVSIPVMAKCRIGHLVEARVLESLGVDYIDESEVLTPADEVYHLNKRDYTVPFVCGCRDIGEAARRIAEGASMLRTKGEPGTGNIVEAVRHMRQVNAEIRQVASLREDELMTYAKNTGAPYEVLLEIKRLGRLPVVNFAAGGVATPADAALMMQLGADGVFVGSGIFKSENPAKFARAIVEATTHYEDYELIASLSKGLGNAMKGIEISTLLPEQRMQERGW; from the coding sequence ATGACAAATGTAACAGGGACAGAACGTGTAAAACGTGGAATGGCAGAAATGCAAAAAGGCGGCGTTATTATGGACGTAATTAACGCTGAACAAGCAAAAATTGCAGAAGAGGCAGGCGCAGTTGCCATTATGGCATTAGAGCGCGTACCAGCAGATATTCGTGCAGCAGGTGGCGTTTCTCGTATGGCAGATCCAACAATCGTTGAAGAAGTTATGGGTGCTGTGTCAATTCCGGTTATGGCAAAATGCCGTATCGGTCACCTTGTAGAAGCACGTGTATTAGAATCATTAGGGGTAGACTATATCGATGAGAGTGAAGTATTAACTCCTGCCGATGAAGTATACCATTTAAATAAACGTGATTACACTGTTCCATTTGTATGTGGTTGCCGTGATATCGGAGAAGCTGCACGTCGTATTGCAGAAGGTGCATCTATGCTTCGTACAAAAGGTGAACCAGGAACAGGGAACATTGTAGAGGCAGTTCGTCATATGCGTCAAGTCAATGCAGAAATCCGTCAAGTTGCAAGTCTACGTGAAGATGAGTTAATGACATATGCAAAAAATACTGGTGCTCCTTATGAAGTACTACTTGAAATTAAACGTCTTGGTCGTTTGCCGGTTGTAAACTTTGCAGCAGGTGGTGTAGCAACACCAGCAGATGCAGCGTTAATGATGCAATTAGGTGCGGATGGTGTATTTGTTGGATCTGGTATCTTTAAATCAGAGAACCCAGCGAAATTTGCACGTGCAATCGTTGAAGCAACAACTCATTATGAAGATTACGAACTAATTGCAAGCCTTTCAAAAGGATTAGGTAATGCGATGAAGGGTATCGAAATTTCAACGTTATTACCAGAACAACGCATGCAAGAGCGTGGATGGTAA
- the dacA gene encoding D-alanyl-D-alanine carboxypeptidase DacA, which yields MFCKRFIALVTMLTLVCSMLLPYSNASAETGSALNIEAGAAILVEANSGKILYQKNADELLSIASMTKMMSEYLVHEAVDKGKLKWDQKIKVSEYAYKVSQDASLSNVALENGGSYTVKELYEAMAIFSANGATIALAEAIAGKEVDFVKMMNDKSKELGLKNYKFVNSTGLTNKDLKGMHPEGTTADEENKMSAKDVATLAQHLIKDYPKVLDTAKIPKKEFRPEKEKFAMSNWNWMLKGLVKEYDGVDGLKTGSTPEAGDCFTGTVERNGMRFISVVIKTSSHTARFDETKKLYDYGFANFEMKQMYKKGSSVKGQETVRVENAKDKDVAVQTKQAISLPVPKGSKEVYKTELKESSKGQEAPIKKGAALGQMVITPKDTNDPGFLTGKSLQVDLVTTSEVEEANWFTRAMRGIGSFFSGIWNSAVDTVKGWF from the coding sequence ATGTTTTGCAAAAGATTCATTGCACTAGTAACGATGCTTACACTAGTTTGTAGTATGTTGTTACCATATAGCAATGCGTCAGCAGAAACAGGATCTGCTTTAAACATTGAAGCAGGTGCGGCAATTTTAGTTGAAGCGAATTCTGGAAAAATTTTATATCAAAAGAATGCAGATGAATTATTATCAATTGCTAGTATGACAAAGATGATGAGTGAATATTTAGTTCACGAAGCAGTGGATAAAGGGAAGCTTAAGTGGGATCAGAAAATTAAGGTTTCTGAATATGCGTATAAAGTTTCACAAGATGCTTCATTATCAAATGTGGCATTAGAAAATGGTGGTTCTTATACGGTAAAAGAGTTGTACGAGGCAATGGCAATCTTCTCTGCAAACGGTGCAACGATTGCATTAGCAGAAGCAATTGCAGGTAAAGAAGTAGATTTCGTAAAAATGATGAATGATAAATCGAAAGAGCTAGGGTTGAAAAATTATAAATTTGTCAATTCTACAGGTTTAACGAATAAGGATTTAAAGGGAATGCATCCAGAAGGAACAACAGCAGATGAAGAAAATAAAATGTCTGCAAAGGATGTTGCAACTTTAGCACAACATTTAATTAAAGATTATCCGAAAGTGTTAGATACAGCAAAAATCCCGAAAAAAGAATTCCGTCCAGAAAAAGAGAAGTTTGCAATGTCGAACTGGAACTGGATGTTAAAAGGTTTAGTTAAAGAATATGATGGCGTAGATGGCCTAAAAACAGGTTCAACTCCAGAAGCAGGAGATTGCTTCACTGGTACGGTTGAAAGAAACGGTATGCGTTTTATTTCTGTAGTAATTAAAACAAGTTCTCATACAGCACGTTTTGATGAAACAAAGAAGCTATATGATTATGGATTTGCTAACTTTGAAATGAAACAAATGTATAAAAAAGGTTCTTCAGTAAAAGGACAAGAAACAGTACGAGTAGAAAATGCGAAAGATAAGGATGTAGCAGTTCAAACGAAACAAGCCATTTCACTTCCAGTACCAAAAGGAAGTAAAGAAGTTTATAAAACAGAATTAAAAGAATCAAGTAAAGGACAAGAAGCACCTATTAAAAAAGGAGCTGCGCTTGGTCAAATGGTAATTACGCCAAAAGATACAAACGACCCTGGATTTTTAACTGGTAAGTCGTTGCAAGTGGATCTTGTAACAACATCTGAAGTAGAAGAAGCAAACTGGTTTACTCGTGCTATGCGCGGAATTGGTTCTTTCTTTAGTGGTATATGGAATAGTGCTGTTGATACAGTAAAAGGTTGGTTTTAA
- a CDS encoding DUF3797 domain-containing protein → MDLIIQTFPLDGKTLYYVQCPVCKNNRILNSGANVSRIISDDTFRKLCGCTCDVKQTATKVEAPKKVKKEAVKKEAAPKRTGKVLTAVINGKEMTVKEIAEAYDISTSTVRQRINAGKSESEIIAPTKKK, encoded by the coding sequence ATGGATCTTATTATACAAACGTTTCCTTTAGATGGAAAAACTTTATATTATGTACAATGTCCTGTCTGTAAGAACAATAGAATTTTAAACAGTGGTGCAAATGTATCACGCATTATTAGCGATGATACATTCCGTAAACTTTGTGGTTGCACTTGTGACGTAAAGCAAACTGCAACAAAAGTAGAGGCACCAAAAAAAGTTAAAAAAGAAGCTGTAAAGAAAGAAGCAGCTCCAAAACGTACAGGTAAAGTATTAACAGCAGTAATTAACGGGAAAGAAATGACTGTTAAAGAGATTGCTGAGGCGTACGATATTAGTACAAGTACTGTTCGTCAGCGTATTAACGCTGGAAAATCTGAGAGTGAAATTATTGCTCCGACAAAGAAGAAGTAA